A window of Costertonia aggregata contains these coding sequences:
- a CDS encoding solute:sodium symporter family transporter: MGTLSIISFLGFTLLVAGIAWYATRKTNEKSADGYYLGGRSLGAITIAGSLLLTNLSAEQIVGLNGQAFSEGILVMAWETLAAIAMVITAVWFLPKYMKKGITTIPEFIQGRFDENTKAILSVLFLIAFGIVLLPTILYAGSKAFITMFQLPETLGISETACYWVCVWSIGLIGIVYAIYGGLKAVAVSDLVNAIGLLVGGLLIPYFGLIMISDDGSITGGLAKLWSENQDKFDVTGDVTSSIPVGTIFTGMMIAQMYYWGTNQSILQRVFGAKSLKEGQKGVLLAAFVKFLIPVIVVLPGIIAYNMFGAEFTDADASYPELVRRVLPGSLLGFFAAVLFGAILSSFNSLLNSSATLFGFDLYKKFFKPQATELQTVKAGKRFGLGLAIVSMSIAPFIRYAPDGLFSYIQQALGSLSVPILAVVLIGILTKKVPAIGAKIVLIGGVLMYLCSLLVLEPNMVNGALANAAAEGITDVAQLAIIKAEAYPHFLHVMGILFVVNIIIMLVVGLVKPKTTVYVPKITDVIDTTPWKYAWAVGGLITLLVLSTYFIF; encoded by the coding sequence ATGGGGACATTATCCATTATCTCTTTTTTAGGCTTTACCTTATTGGTAGCTGGCATCGCTTGGTACGCTACACGAAAAACAAATGAAAAATCGGCGGATGGCTACTATTTGGGCGGAAGAAGTTTAGGAGCCATAACCATAGCCGGATCATTATTGCTTACGAACCTATCCGCAGAACAGATTGTAGGGTTAAATGGCCAAGCCTTTAGTGAAGGTATTCTTGTAATGGCTTGGGAGACCCTTGCCGCAATCGCTATGGTAATCACTGCCGTATGGTTTTTGCCCAAATACATGAAAAAGGGGATAACCACAATACCCGAGTTCATACAAGGGCGTTTTGATGAGAATACTAAGGCAATCCTATCCGTATTGTTCTTGATAGCTTTTGGCATTGTTTTATTGCCAACCATACTCTATGCCGGTTCCAAGGCTTTTATCACTATGTTTCAATTGCCTGAAACCTTGGGTATATCTGAAACCGCATGTTATTGGGTATGTGTTTGGAGTATTGGTCTAATAGGTATTGTTTATGCAATTTACGGGGGATTGAAAGCTGTGGCCGTATCAGATTTGGTCAATGCCATAGGCCTGTTGGTCGGTGGTTTGCTGATTCCTTATTTTGGGTTGATAATGATCAGCGACGATGGTAGCATTACAGGTGGATTGGCTAAATTATGGTCTGAAAACCAAGATAAATTTGATGTAACGGGCGATGTTACTTCTTCCATACCGGTTGGGACAATCTTTACGGGAATGATGATTGCCCAAATGTATTATTGGGGTACCAACCAATCTATCTTACAACGTGTTTTTGGTGCAAAAAGCTTAAAAGAAGGCCAAAAAGGAGTTTTATTGGCTGCTTTTGTCAAGTTTTTGATACCTGTGATCGTGGTTTTGCCCGGTATTATTGCCTATAACATGTTTGGAGCAGAATTTACCGACGCAGATGCCTCTTATCCAGAATTGGTGAGGAGGGTCTTGCCCGGTAGCCTATTGGGTTTCTTTGCCGCAGTTTTGTTTGGGGCCATTTTAAGCTCGTTCAATAGTTTGCTGAACAGTAGTGCAACGCTTTTTGGTTTTGATCTCTATAAAAAATTCTTTAAGCCCCAAGCGACCGAATTACAAACGGTAAAAGCCGGTAAACGATTTGGGCTAGGTCTGGCCATTGTTTCCATGTCTATCGCTCCATTTATCAGATATGCACCGGATGGTTTGTTTTCTTATATACAACAAGCACTGGGCAGTTTAAGTGTGCCGATTTTAGCGGTTGTTCTAATTGGTATTCTTACGAAAAAAGTGCCGGCTATCGGTGCGAAAATCGTTTTGATAGGAGGGGTGTTGATGTACTTGTGCAGTCTGTTGGTACTCGAACCCAACATGGTCAACGGTGCACTTGCCAATGCAGCGGCAGAGGGTATTACAGATGTTGCGCAATTGGCGATAATTAAGGCGGAAGCATATCCTCACTTTCTTCACGTAATGGGTATCCTTTTTGTTGTGAATATCATTATCATGTTGGTTGTAGGCCTTGTCAAGCCCAAAACAACTGTTTATGTGCCAAAAATTACCGATGTTATAGATACCACACCTTGGAAATATGCCTGGGCCGTAGGCGGCTTGATTACCCTATTGGTCTTAAGCACGTACTTTATTTTTTAA
- a CDS encoding VCBS repeat-containing protein, whose product MFEYIGVGHTHIDFENTISINEKINVIDFQYCYNGGGVGIGDFNGDELPDIIFTGNQVSSKIYLNQGGLRFRDITKESKFNTKDWVTGVSIVDINADGLDDIYLNVGGADCNGNCRNLLFINQGINKKGIPEFIEQAKEYNLDDSEYSQQTVFFDYDLDGDLDAYIVRNGNVRFDKNSPIPKRYFPKHLNDVLLRNDTSDKYPHPVFTDVTEEAKGSQKGFGLGVGINDFNNDGRVDVYVSNDFITNDLLYLNVGSGDSTSSKFKESSSTMLAHETYNAMGVDIADINNDTYPDIMVLDMLPSNYKRLKTMIGAMNYDKYMLALKNGYTPQYMRNTLQLNNGFEDFGKVNFTDVAFMANVSRTDWSWAPLLADFDADGDKDVFVTNGYGLDITNLDFINYTKQSNAFGTVESRDKKIKELVSRQRAVKLQNIFFENSENLNFEDVSLLWSDEKVSLSNGAAFSDLDLDGDLDLIINNINEKAFILKNNASSKKSFRYLKIRLNGSSQNKHAIGAKVTIWNQGKPQTHFQSVVRGYLSSVDPIVFFGVKNKKIDSLEVKWPTGAVTRLKNIASNQTMTLEITKAKKEKTHHLDNNKLFTLNSDILSFTHRENVSNDYLSQQLLLTQHSKQGPCFASANINGIRGDELFIGGSKGIPGTLWALNEQNRYVQVQKLDSIYEDMAAIFIDYDSDEDLDLYVASGGNEFNKGAPEYADRLYENLGDNGFALTTHTLPANRSATSCVKPFDYDKDGDVDIFVGANIVPGNYPETPCNYLLSNENGFFTETAVKSLANSGMVKDAVWADIDNDGWSDLVLVGDWMSILVFKNHSGTLRKWDVQIKNENGETIVSNGWWRSIAQGDFDNDGDLDFLIANQGSNNFIDPTQKHPAYIYNQDYDGNGSIDPLIAVYYTTKDEKKLMPLHSRDDVMKQLVSLKGKYQTYEQFAEVDFRTLLNIDHIDEVTLKAHISESSYLENLGQGSFKLIPLPKACQVGPINSFLVKDLNNDKNLDVLLAGNDFYAETHFGGYDGLTGIFLEGFGSGKFKVLPSKESGFYLPGHTSQLIEIKDRQDRSLFLAGQNNKEPKIFELNKKSGNE is encoded by the coding sequence TTGTTTGAATACATAGGTGTGGGGCATACCCATATCGATTTTGAAAACACCATAAGCATAAACGAAAAAATCAACGTTATCGATTTTCAATATTGTTATAATGGTGGTGGCGTGGGAATTGGTGATTTTAACGGTGATGAGCTACCGGATATCATATTTACCGGTAATCAAGTATCTTCAAAAATATATCTAAATCAAGGAGGACTACGGTTTCGTGATATAACGAAAGAATCAAAATTCAATACTAAAGATTGGGTTACGGGAGTCTCAATAGTGGATATTAATGCGGATGGCTTGGATGATATTTACCTGAACGTGGGCGGTGCGGATTGTAACGGCAATTGCCGTAATCTACTTTTCATAAACCAAGGAATCAATAAAAAAGGTATCCCCGAATTTATAGAGCAAGCCAAAGAATATAACCTTGATGACTCAGAATATTCGCAACAGACTGTTTTTTTTGATTATGATTTAGACGGTGATTTGGATGCCTACATCGTCAGAAACGGAAATGTAAGATTTGACAAAAATTCTCCTATACCTAAACGTTATTTCCCTAAACATTTAAACGACGTGCTTTTACGCAACGATACATCAGATAAATATCCACATCCGGTATTTACTGACGTTACCGAAGAGGCGAAAGGATCTCAAAAAGGTTTTGGCCTTGGAGTGGGAATCAACGATTTTAATAATGATGGCAGGGTAGATGTATATGTTTCAAACGATTTTATAACAAATGACCTATTATATCTAAATGTGGGTTCAGGTGATAGTACCTCATCCAAATTCAAGGAATCATCATCAACCATGTTGGCACATGAAACCTATAATGCCATGGGCGTTGATATTGCCGATATCAATAACGATACCTATCCGGATATTATGGTTTTGGACATGCTTCCCTCTAACTATAAAAGGCTAAAGACCATGATAGGTGCCATGAACTATGATAAATATATGCTGGCACTTAAGAATGGCTACACACCACAATACATGCGTAATACCTTGCAACTTAACAATGGTTTTGAAGATTTTGGCAAAGTTAATTTCACCGATGTAGCTTTTATGGCCAACGTATCAAGAACAGATTGGAGCTGGGCCCCTTTATTGGCAGATTTTGACGCAGATGGTGACAAAGACGTTTTTGTGACCAATGGTTACGGGCTAGATATCACAAATTTGGATTTTATAAATTATACCAAACAAAGCAATGCCTTTGGAACGGTTGAAAGCAGGGATAAAAAAATCAAAGAGTTGGTTTCTAGGCAAAGGGCTGTCAAACTTCAAAATATCTTTTTTGAGAACAGTGAGAATTTAAACTTTGAAGATGTTTCTTTACTATGGAGCGATGAAAAAGTTTCACTGTCCAACGGTGCCGCCTTTTCGGACTTGGACTTGGATGGTGATTTAGATCTGATCATAAACAATATCAACGAAAAGGCTTTTATCTTAAAAAACAATGCCTCATCCAAGAAAAGCTTTAGGTATCTAAAAATACGACTTAACGGTTCGTCCCAAAATAAACATGCCATAGGTGCAAAGGTCACTATTTGGAATCAGGGAAAACCCCAGACGCATTTTCAGTCTGTTGTTAGAGGGTATTTGTCTTCCGTAGACCCCATTGTTTTCTTTGGGGTAAAAAACAAAAAAATTGATTCCTTAGAGGTTAAATGGCCAACGGGAGCGGTTACCAGATTAAAGAACATCGCTTCAAACCAAACCATGACTTTAGAAATTACGAAGGCTAAAAAAGAAAAAACCCACCATTTGGATAACAATAAACTATTTACTTTAAATAGCGACATATTGTCCTTTACCCATCGGGAAAATGTGTCCAATGATTATCTCTCGCAGCAATTATTGTTGACGCAGCATTCAAAACAAGGTCCTTGCTTCGCCAGTGCAAATATTAATGGTATTAGGGGAGATGAGTTATTTATAGGAGGCAGCAAAGGAATACCGGGAACTTTGTGGGCACTTAACGAACAAAATAGATATGTTCAAGTACAAAAACTGGATTCCATTTATGAGGATATGGCAGCCATTTTTATAGATTACGATTCTGATGAAGACTTGGATCTTTATGTTGCAAGCGGTGGCAATGAATTTAACAAAGGAGCACCCGAATATGCAGATAGGTTGTATGAAAACCTGGGCGATAATGGGTTTGCATTAACGACCCATACATTACCTGCGAATAGATCGGCTACGAGTTGCGTAAAACCTTTTGATTATGACAAAGACGGCGATGTTGATATATTCGTAGGCGCTAATATTGTTCCCGGAAACTATCCGGAAACGCCTTGCAATTACCTTTTATCGAATGAAAATGGTTTTTTTACAGAGACAGCGGTCAAGTCTTTAGCTAATTCCGGTATGGTCAAAGATGCAGTTTGGGCAGATATCGACAATGACGGATGGAGCGATTTGGTACTCGTTGGCGATTGGATGTCAATACTGGTTTTTAAAAATCATTCGGGAACCTTAAGAAAATGGGACGTTCAAATAAAAAATGAAAATGGAGAAACAATAGTTTCCAATGGATGGTGGCGCTCTATCGCTCAAGGCGATTTCGACAACGATGGCGATTTAGACTTTTTGATCGCAAATCAAGGATCAAATAATTTTATAGACCCCACTCAGAAACATCCTGCTTATATCTACAATCAAGACTATGATGGCAACGGTAGTATTGACCCCCTCATTGCGGTTTATTATACTACAAAAGACGAAAAAAAACTTATGCCGCTACATTCCAGGGACGATGTTATGAAGCAATTAGTGTCCTTAAAAGGCAAATATCAAACGTATGAACAGTTTGCCGAGGTAGATTTTAGAACGCTTTTAAATATTGACCATATTGATGAGGTCACTTTAAAAGCCCATATTTCTGAAAGCTCGTATCTTGAAAATCTTGGGCAAGGTAGTTTTAAACTTATTCCGTTGCCGAAAGCATGCCAAGTAGGCCCTATCAATTCCTTTTTGGTCAAAGACCTCAATAATGACAAAAATTTAGATGTTTTGCTGGCAGGCAACGATTTTTATGCAGAAACCCATTTTGGGGGGTATGATGGTTTAACAGGCATCTTTTTAGAGGGTTTCGGCTCTGGAAAGTTTAAAGTGTTACCCTCAAAAGAAAGTGGTTTTTATTTGCCCGGCCATACAAGTCAATTGATTGAAATTAAGGATAGGCAAGACCGCAGTTTGTTTCTTGCCGGGCAAAACAACAAAGAACCAAAAATATTTGAGTTGAACAAAAAATCTGGGAATGAGTAG
- a CDS encoding glycoside hydrolase family 36 protein, producing the protein MSSVAQKIREDIRVVKNENKTECTIQVVSEENDLVIYKIDLRPDEKFIPEPIVLEWKTPALNVKGVWKPTSDFSKRIEADWELDNHESRISIDSPVISLFGNTDENVLCFSCSNAINKIELGAKYREEDDNIYCKIILFTECKYAISDFSIEVRVDYRNIHFSQALKETAIWWETFSALKPSHVPAIAKKPLYSTWYQFHQNLDETVLLKECRLAKAIGFEAIIIDDGWQTRDNNRGYDYTGDWQSERFGDFGALVKNMQSLGMKVGLWYSVPFCGTKSKAYQRFKGKFLTENHRWAPVFDPRFPEVRNYLVSIYVAAAKDWGLDGFKLDFIDDFKAYPDTNFELDPERDFSSINDAVDALLTQVSDEVKKVNPDIFIEFRQKYTGPAMRKYGNMLRAFDCPGDYTMNRVRIADIKMLCGDTAVHSDMVTWHFDEPVENAALHYLNTMFGVPQISVMLHKAPVAHINMIKFYTNFWDKNSRLLLAGDFTPTSPMTNYPIKKVTSDNKAIIGVFENNFVVLETPFHQIDILNVKPSELLVLVANHNFGTFNCQIFNCEGKLIREEPFILNKGVNSLRVPFCGMAQLRLITN; encoded by the coding sequence ATGAGTAGTGTAGCGCAGAAAATTAGGGAAGATATAAGGGTTGTTAAAAATGAGAACAAAACCGAATGTACAATACAGGTTGTTTCTGAGGAAAATGACTTGGTGATTTACAAAATAGATTTGCGACCCGATGAAAAGTTCATCCCGGAACCAATAGTTTTAGAATGGAAGACGCCAGCGTTGAACGTAAAAGGGGTCTGGAAACCCACATCGGATTTCTCAAAGCGAATTGAGGCCGATTGGGAACTGGATAATCATGAATCGAGAATCTCAATAGATTCTCCCGTGATTTCACTCTTTGGCAACACAGATGAGAACGTCCTTTGCTTTTCTTGTTCAAATGCCATCAATAAGATAGAGCTTGGAGCAAAATATAGGGAAGAAGACGATAACATCTATTGTAAAATCATTCTTTTTACCGAATGTAAATATGCTATCTCGGATTTCAGTATCGAGGTCAGGGTTGATTACAGGAACATTCATTTTTCGCAAGCTTTAAAAGAAACGGCCATCTGGTGGGAAACCTTTTCTGCACTAAAACCCTCTCACGTTCCAGCGATTGCAAAAAAACCTCTGTATTCCACTTGGTATCAATTTCATCAAAACCTGGACGAAACAGTGCTGCTTAAAGAATGTCGTTTGGCAAAGGCGATTGGTTTTGAGGCGATAATCATAGACGATGGTTGGCAAACCAGGGACAATAACCGTGGTTATGATTATACGGGTGATTGGCAATCGGAACGTTTTGGGGATTTTGGGGCTCTGGTAAAAAATATGCAAAGCTTGGGAATGAAAGTAGGTCTTTGGTATTCCGTTCCTTTTTGTGGGACAAAGTCTAAGGCCTATCAAAGGTTCAAGGGAAAATTTTTGACCGAAAACCATAGATGGGCCCCGGTCTTTGATCCCAGATTCCCTGAAGTCAGAAATTACTTGGTAAGTATTTATGTCGCAGCTGCGAAAGATTGGGGACTTGATGGGTTTAAATTGGATTTTATCGATGATTTTAAAGCGTATCCCGATACTAATTTTGAGCTGGATCCAGAACGTGATTTTTCCTCTATCAATGATGCCGTTGATGCTTTGTTGACCCAAGTAAGCGATGAGGTCAAAAAGGTAAATCCAGATATTTTCATAGAATTTAGGCAAAAATACACCGGTCCCGCGATGCGAAAATATGGCAATATGCTTCGTGCTTTTGATTGTCCTGGCGATTATACGATGAATCGCGTGCGTATAGCGGACATCAAAATGTTATGTGGCGATACCGCAGTGCACTCCGATATGGTGACTTGGCATTTTGATGAGCCAGTCGAGAATGCCGCACTTCATTATTTAAATACCATGTTCGGGGTACCGCAAATTTCGGTTATGTTGCACAAAGCTCCAGTAGCACATATAAACATGATCAAGTTTTACACGAATTTTTGGGATAAAAACTCAAGGTTATTGTTAGCGGGTGATTTTACGCCAACCTCACCCATGACCAACTACCCTATTAAAAAAGTTACGTCGGACAATAAAGCCATAATCGGGGTTTTTGAAAACAACTTTGTAGTACTTGAAACACCTTTTCATCAAATAGATATCCTAAATGTGAAACCTTCTGAACTTTTAGTACTTGTTGCTAACCATAATTTTGGTACATTTAATTGCCAAATTTTTAATTGCGAAGGAAAATTGATCAGAGAAGAACCTTTTATCTTAAATAAAGGTGTTAATTCTCTACGAGTTCCCTTTTGCGGTATGGCTCAGTTACGACTGATAACCAATTAA
- a CDS encoding RagB/SusD family nutrient uptake outer membrane protein produces the protein MRINTRKFLLIALAVALFVPINGCNEDQLEISNPNTVSQLDFFNTEEDFRAAVNGMIHPITAVFFWGRVVHTGPMLRSDAFNVVPFANNTTLSTLQGVPGVSRWSVDMFPQLYQTIFRANTILEEANDENLPQGSSARNEILGQAYFMRAFANWYLAAFWGNVPLILNTPESDEDFFPEQSTQTDIFNSVLADLEMAASMLPQTWPESDLGRPTSGSALALKGKTNLYMGNYAEAATDLRSVVTSGVYELLPGERYEENFTVANENNSESVFELQFSPQDNFVWGADVPQTGSQSNFYIDYSPPTVSLDRGHYINPHILQTFEDNGDTFRRNATIAFDYPGATGYGGRPFLEDFAPDIEAAQVAGVEPLFTRKYAMLFAGTREELPGFGHTVGVNWRLIRYSDVLLMLAEAENENGDQSEAISLINQVRQRAEIADKPSGLTKEQVFDAIVEERIMELTGEGHRYLDLVRWGLADEVLGMGSTIANGRHPKSLAGESAVFTSGQDELLWIPVPQLQANPNLEQNPGY, from the coding sequence ATGAGAATTAACACAAGAAAATTTTTATTGATTGCACTAGCAGTGGCTTTGTTTGTGCCTATAAATGGCTGTAACGAAGATCAACTGGAAATTTCGAACCCGAATACGGTATCGCAATTGGATTTTTTTAATACCGAAGAAGATTTTAGGGCTGCGGTAAACGGTATGATACATCCCATAACTGCGGTATTTTTCTGGGGAAGAGTAGTGCATACCGGTCCCATGCTGCGTTCAGATGCATTTAACGTAGTACCCTTTGCCAATAATACTACGTTGTCTACTTTACAGGGGGTTCCCGGTGTCAGCCGTTGGTCAGTAGATATGTTTCCGCAATTGTACCAGACCATTTTTAGGGCAAATACGATTTTGGAAGAAGCAAACGACGAAAATTTGCCTCAGGGCAGTAGTGCTAGGAACGAGATATTGGGACAGGCCTATTTTATGCGCGCCTTTGCCAATTGGTATTTAGCTGCATTTTGGGGCAACGTGCCCCTAATACTCAACACTCCGGAATCGGATGAGGATTTTTTCCCCGAACAATCAACACAGACTGATATTTTCAATTCTGTATTGGCCGACTTGGAAATGGCAGCTAGTATGTTGCCCCAAACATGGCCAGAATCTGACTTGGGAAGACCTACCTCGGGATCGGCACTTGCTTTAAAGGGTAAAACAAATTTGTATATGGGGAATTATGCAGAAGCAGCAACAGACTTAAGGTCTGTAGTCACAAGTGGTGTATATGAACTGTTACCTGGAGAGCGGTACGAAGAAAATTTTACCGTGGCCAACGAGAACAATTCAGAATCTGTTTTTGAGTTACAGTTTTCCCCGCAGGATAACTTTGTTTGGGGTGCCGATGTTCCCCAGACCGGTTCGCAAAGTAATTTCTATATCGACTATTCTCCCCCAACGGTAAGTTTGGACAGGGGTCATTATATAAATCCCCATATTTTACAGACTTTTGAGGATAATGGTGATACGTTCAGAAGAAATGCAACGATAGCATTTGACTATCCAGGAGCAACAGGTTACGGGGGCCGACCTTTTCTAGAGGATTTTGCCCCGGACATTGAAGCGGCGCAGGTCGCCGGCGTTGAGCCTTTGTTTACTCGAAAATATGCAATGCTTTTCGCAGGCACAAGAGAGGAATTGCCTGGTTTTGGCCATACCGTTGGAGTAAACTGGAGGTTGATACGCTATTCGGATGTGCTACTGATGTTGGCAGAGGCCGAAAATGAAAATGGTGATCAATCTGAAGCAATTTCACTGATCAATCAAGTGAGGCAAAGGGCCGAAATTGCCGATAAACCATCAGGTCTGACCAAAGAACAAGTGTTTGACGCCATTGTTGAAGAGCGCATTATGGAGCTAACAGGGGAAGGGCACCGCTATTTGGACCTAGTTCGCTGGGGCTTGGCAGATGAAGTGTTGGGCATGGGCTCTACCATAGCCAATGGTAGACATCCCAAATCTTTGGCAGGCGAGAGTGCCGTATTTACCAGTGGACAAGACGAGCTACTTTGGATTCCTGTGCCCCAACTACAAGCCAATCCCAATCTTGAGCAAAACCCAGGGTATTGA